One bacterium genomic region harbors:
- a CDS encoding response regulator encodes MAKILLVEDNEMNRDMLSRRLKKRGFDVVIAIDGASGLDMAGEVHPELILLDMSLPKVDGWEVARRLKTDASTSGIPIIALTAHAMTGDRQRAIDAGCDEYDTKPVEMKRLLEKIEGLLDGTPR; translated from the coding sequence ATGGCCAAGATCCTGCTGGTTGAAGACAACGAGATGAACCGGGACATGCTCTCGCGTCGCTTGAAGAAACGCGGCTTCGACGTGGTGATCGCCATCGATGGGGCGAGCGGCCTGGACATGGCTGGGGAGGTCCATCCCGAGCTGATACTGCTCGACATGAGCCTCCCCAAAGTGGATGGTTGGGAAGTGGCCAGACGGTTGAAGACCGACGCCTCCACCAGTGGTATCCCGATCATCGCGCTCACCGCGCACGCCATGACCGGCGATCGGCAGAGAGCGATTGATGCCGGTTGCGACGAGTACGACACCAAGCCCGTCGAGATGAAGCGTCTGCTCGAGAAGATCGAGGGTCTTCTGGACGGGACCCCGAGATGA